Within Thermus hydrothermalis, the genomic segment GCCCGCACGGACTCTTGCCAGACGGGTGCTGGCGGCGTGCGTATGCGCAGGCCACGCAGGTCTTCGGGGCGGCGCACGGGCCGGTTGGTCATGAAGTGCCGGTAACCCTGAACCCAGTTAAAGCAGAGGACGCGGATTCCGTACTGCTGGGCTAGGCGCTCAATCCAACCCTGCACCACGGGTAGGGTGGTTAGGCGCTCTACCGTGGCGTAGTCGTCCACAAAGTAAGGGCCGTTGAAAACGCCGAGCTCCCTGACGTAGTTGCCCAAGCGTGCCCCGTCGGTGTTCTGGCCCACGGGCACCCCTTGGCGCAGCTGCTCAATGATGTCCTCTTCCACCCCGAGCTGGGCGCTGTGGAAGACCAGGATGCGCAGGTCCCCGTTGGTCCGTTGCGCCACGCGTTCCGCCCAGGCCTGCAAGCCCGCGTGGTAGGGGTGGTTGGGCCCAAGCACGTGGTTAAAGCGGAGGGTATACGTCTGTGCCCAGGCTAGCCCCAGCGCCAGACCGACAACCAAAACCGCAATACGCCGCATTGCTCTTCACCGCCTTTCCTTTTCGTCTCACTATATACTACCTAATCCCACATATTGTCAATAGGATACTTGTTCCCATATAATGGGAACATGCGTCGGTTAACGTTAGAAGACCCAGAAGGCGCCCAAACCCTCCTTCGCGGCCTGTGGCTCCTGGAGCAGGTAGCCGAGGGGGTGCATGAGCTCAAAGCCCTCGCCGATTCGTTAGGGCTCAGCCGGAGCACCGCCTACCGAATCCTCAGCGCACTGACCCGGGCGGGCTACCTACGCCACGAACCGCGAAGGGGGTACTTCCTGGGACCCAAGCTCATCCGCCTAGGCTTTAAGGCCTACGGCCAGCTGCACCTTCCCACCCTCGCCCGTTCCCACCTCGAGGCCCTTCGGGACGCCACGAGGGAGACCGTGCACTTGGCCGTCCTGGAAGGAAAAGAGGTGGTCTACATTGACAAGGTCCCCGGCAAGCGGGAACTCGTACTGGCGAGCCAGATCGGAAGCCGTTTCCCTGCTCAATCCACTGCCTTAGGCAAGGCCATCCTGGCCTTCCTCCCCGAAGAGCGGTGGCAGGAAGCCTTCACTCCAGGCCTGAAGCGCACCCCAAGAACCCTTGGCGACTATCAAGCTTTTCGGGAAGAGCTGCGCGCCACTCGGATCCGGGGATATGCCCTAGACCTGGAGGAGAACGAACCCGGGGTGCGGTGCGTGGCTGCCCCGATCCTGAACGGGCAAGGGGAGCCCGTGGCGGCGGTAAGCGTGTCCACCGCTGCCATCTACCTGGACGAGGACCGCATTCCCGAGGTAGCCGAGAAGGTACGGGAAGCCGCTCGGCGCATCAGCCGCGAGCTTGGAGCCTAAGAAGGGCCCTGGCCGTACGAACCCGCGCGCGAATCTGCGCGGGATCCCCTGTTAGAAGCCAGCTTCCCCCCACAGCTAACAGGTTGGGCAAAGGGGCATAGAGGGGCAGGTGCTCCTCCTTGATGCCGCCCGTGGGCAGAAAACGCACCTCGGGAAAAACCTCGGCGTAGGCCTTCAGTACCTGGGCCCCCTGGAAGGGTTCTGCGGGAAAGAACTTGAGAACGGAAAGGCCAAGCTCCAAAGCCCTTTCCACCTCCGTGGGCGTAAGGACGCCGGGGAAGTAGGGCACCCCTTCCTCCTGCGCCAGGCGGGCCACCCCTTCCCTTAGGCCCGGCGAAACCAAAAAGCGAGCCCCCGCAGCCAAGGCAGCTTTCGCCTCCTCGAGGCCCCGCACCGTGCCTGCCCCCAGGAGGAGGCCGCTACCCCTCAATGCCCCCAAGGCTTCCAAGCCTTGGGGGGTCCGGAGGGTGATCTCCAAAACCCCAACGCCTTCTTCCCGCAACGCCTGGGCCAAGGCCCAAAGGTCCTCCCCGCCCCGCACGGTGAGGAGGGGTAGGAGGCGGGCATTAGCCAAAGCCTCTAGGACCTCCACGGCTTCATGCTACGTGAACTCCCGGGCGAGCTCTTTGAGCCTTTCGGCGATCCCCGTGTACTCCAATTCCTCCATGGGAAGCATGGCGGGGCCGTAGAAGCCCTGGCGGCGCATCTCCTGGGCCTTCTCCACCACCCTGGCCCGCACCGCATCCCACACGGGGTCAGCGAAGAGGTCCACGGGCTCGGAAAGCCGCCCCTCCCTTAGGGAAAAGGCGAGGCCACAGACCATGGGCACGCAGAAGAAGGTGGAGGCCGGGGTGTTGGCCTTTACGGGCATGAGGGGCAGGTGGTGGCTCCCCCGGGTGTCCCCGGCCACGAAGGGGGCGAGGGCGAAGGGGGGGCCGAGCTCCTCCGTGGCGGGGAAGATCTTCTGGGTGCGGATGAGGGCCACGGGGTCGTCCTTGCCCACGTAGCGGCCGGCGATGTTCCTAAGCCGCGTGGTGCTCACCACGGCGGCGACCTCCCCGTACCTCCGGGACCAGATGGACTCTATGGCGAAGCGGTGGGAGTCGCGCAGGAGGGTGGCGATATCGTAAAGGCGCTCGGGGGCGTCCAGGGTGATGTAGCTGTCCCGCTCCGTCTGGGCCAGGTCCATGATGCGGAAGCGGAAGCCCGGCCGCAACTCCGGGGACAAGAGGAGGCCCGAGGAGTACATGGGGTCGGCGAAGGCCAGGTAAAGGGGCAGGTTGAAGGCCCCGGGCTCGGTCTTGTCCGCCGCCAGGACCACGAAAGGCTCGGAGGGGCGCTCCTTAAACCGCATCTCCGCCACCTGGGGGCCAAGGCCGTGGAGGTTGCCGGTGAAGGCGTCCTTCAGGAGGTCCTGCCCCGCCCCATAAAGCCCCTCTTCCTTGGCCACCTGGGTTCCCTCCTGGAAAGCCTTCCAGGCCAGACCGTGCACCTCGGGGTGGCGGGGGCCGTGGGTGTGGCTTAAGAGGAGGACGATATCGTCCCCAA encodes:
- a CDS encoding C4-dicarboxylate TRAP transporter substrate-binding protein, which produces MLGPNHPYHAGLQAWAERVAQRTNGDLRILVFHSAQLGVEEDIIEQLRQGVPVGQNTDGARLGNYVRELGVFNGPYFVDDYATVERLTTLPVVQGWIERLAQQYGIRVLCFNWVQGYRHFMTNRPVRRPEDLRGLRIRTPPAPVWQESVRALGATPVALPFGEIYSALQQRAIDGAELVYANIPDMSLWEVLRYVNETKHFLLINFEVVGEAWYRRLPANYRQILREECVRAGRETSQRIAAEEERIKALIQQRGMTIVSDVDLAAFRRAAETAYERLGLKSIRDALYQALRR
- a CDS encoding IclR family transcriptional regulator, whose translation is MRRLTLEDPEGAQTLLRGLWLLEQVAEGVHELKALADSLGLSRSTAYRILSALTRAGYLRHEPRRGYFLGPKLIRLGFKAYGQLHLPTLARSHLEALRDATRETVHLAVLEGKEVVYIDKVPGKRELVLASQIGSRFPAQSTALGKAILAFLPEERWQEAFTPGLKRTPRTLGDYQAFREELRATRIRGYALDLEENEPGVRCVAAPILNGQGEPVAAVSVSTAAIYLDEDRIPEVAEKVREAARRISRELGA
- a CDS encoding bifunctional 4-hydroxy-2-oxoglutarate aldolase/2-dehydro-3-deoxy-phosphogluconate aldolase, encoding MEVLEALANARLLPLLTVRGGEDLWALAQALREEGVGVLEITLRTPQGLEALGALRGSGLLLGAGTVRGLEEAKAALAAGARFLVSPGLREGVARLAQEEGVPYFPGVLTPTEVERALELGLSVLKFFPAEPFQGAQVLKAYAEVFPEVRFLPTGGIKEEHLPLYAPLPNLLAVGGSWLLTGDPAQIRARVRTARALLRLQARG
- the fbp gene encoding fructose-1,6-bisphosphate aldolase/phosphatase; this translates as MEVTLSVLKADIGSVGGHTLPSPRVLSRVKEVVQEAVGRLLLDAYVFHIGDDIVLLLSHTHGPRHPEVHGLAWKAFQEGTQVAKEEGLYGAGQDLLKDAFTGNLHGLGPQVAEMRFKERPSEPFVVLAADKTEPGAFNLPLYLAFADPMYSSGLLLSPELRPGFRFRIMDLAQTERDSYITLDAPERLYDIATLLRDSHRFAIESIWSRRYGEVAAVVSTTRLRNIAGRYVGKDDPVALIRTQKIFPATEELGPPFALAPFVAGDTRGSHHLPLMPVKANTPASTFFCVPMVCGLAFSLREGRLSEPVDLFADPVWDAVRARVVEKAQEMRRQGFYGPAMLPMEELEYTGIAERLKELAREFT